In the Pseudanabaena sp. PCC 7367 genome, one interval contains:
- a CDS encoding PilN domain-containing protein gives MYDLDINFLNDREVAAEIAEQQPIEDKKLIFIGLGVGAAALAAVGMIFLVLGGRLNQLETELAALTATETQLNSQLAALSSSEQEIVAINQRTEQVVDLFVSDLPASALMQDIRRRATPLNLQLSSLVRDNLVVTISGQASTFDDVNNYVLILQDSPFLDPSGTKLVSATIGDAPASSQDVQTVPLVDYKITARITDASLLTLLPELQRAGAEGVVQRISLLKEQGVIENDS, from the coding sequence ATGTACGATCTTGATATCAATTTTCTTAACGATCGAGAAGTTGCGGCGGAAATAGCCGAGCAACAACCGATCGAAGATAAAAAACTAATCTTTATTGGTCTAGGGGTCGGTGCAGCAGCGCTGGCTGCGGTGGGGATGATTTTTCTCGTTCTAGGCGGCAGACTGAATCAGCTAGAAACTGAATTAGCTGCCCTCACTGCAACCGAGACCCAATTAAACTCGCAACTGGCGGCGCTATCTTCTTCCGAGCAGGAAATCGTGGCCATTAATCAGCGCACTGAACAGGTGGTCGATCTGTTTGTCTCTGACCTGCCTGCCTCAGCTCTGATGCAAGACATTCGCAGACGAGCTACCCCACTTAATCTGCAACTCAGCTCTTTAGTTAGAGATAATCTGGTAGTGACGATTTCTGGACAAGCTTCTACCTTTGATGATGTCAATAACTACGTTCTAATCCTACAAGATTCCCCTTTCCTAGATCCTAGTGGCACTAAGTTGGTGTCTGCCACCATTGGTGATGCTCCGGCTAGTAGCCAGGACGTGCAGACAGTTCCCCTGGTAGATTATAAAATCACGGCCAGAATCACCGATGCCAGCTTACTCACCTTGCTACCAGAACTACAAAGAGCTGGTGCAGAAGGGGTAGTCCAGAGAATTTCGTTGTTAAAAGAACAGGGAGTGATTGAAAATGACAGCTAA
- the pilM gene encoding type IV pilus assembly protein PilM — protein sequence MNNFLSLIGGKPPGVGIEVNSERVNIVQLKSKGQAGYKLVNHATSTLDEGIVEEGRINDPIALGEIIRGLMSDNKIKAKKVATAVPGRETVSRLIKLPAEIPDDELREMVLNQEASLYLPFPREDADVDYQKLGTSLDDDGIERLEILMVATPREVTDMYLQTMEIAQLDVDIVEVTSFSIIRSLKEQLARFQTMAEAVAIVDIEYESTEITITVDGVPQFSRTVGIGTEQIQNAQLRAINLPPRRNTDMEMLSAMTVPIQTIDTAGLAGGSGNSPGDAAILRVLGDLSDELRRSIDFHTSQTAGSDVVQLLLVGPGACIGQLNEFFSQRLGIAVTQVDPLDALAVSADDDLSVPERMAMVVVLGLGIREA from the coding sequence ATGAATAATTTCCTTAGTTTAATAGGTGGAAAACCCCCAGGTGTCGGCATAGAAGTAAATTCGGAACGGGTCAATATTGTTCAACTCAAATCTAAAGGTCAGGCTGGCTATAAATTGGTAAATCACGCCACTTCCACTTTAGATGAGGGAATTGTTGAAGAAGGGCGGATTAATGATCCGATCGCCCTAGGTGAAATTATTCGCGGCTTGATGTCGGATAACAAAATCAAAGCCAAAAAAGTTGCTACCGCAGTGCCAGGCAGAGAAACAGTCAGCCGCCTGATTAAATTACCCGCTGAAATTCCCGATGATGAGCTGCGCGAAATGGTATTGAACCAGGAAGCTAGCTTATATTTGCCCTTCCCCCGCGAGGATGCGGATGTGGATTATCAAAAGCTAGGTACAAGTCTTGACGACGATGGGATCGAGCGATTAGAAATTTTGATGGTGGCCACGCCGCGTGAAGTCACTGACATGTATCTGCAAACCATGGAAATTGCCCAACTTGATGTTGACATCGTTGAGGTGACCAGTTTTTCAATTATTCGCAGCCTCAAAGAGCAGCTCGCTCGCTTCCAAACTATGGCAGAGGCAGTGGCGATCGTAGACATTGAATATGAGTCCACTGAAATTACGATCACCGTTGATGGCGTACCACAATTCTCGCGCACGGTTGGCATTGGTACTGAGCAAATTCAAAATGCCCAACTGCGGGCAATTAACTTACCACCTCGGCGCAACACTGACATGGAAATGCTCTCAGCCATGACGGTGCCAATCCAGACGATCGATACCGCCGGGTTGGCAGGTGGTAGTGGCAATAGCCCTGGGGATGCGGCAATTTTGCGAGTGCTGGGCGATCTATCCGATGAACTGCGGCGATCGATTGATTTCCATACCAGTCAAACCGCTGGATCGGATGTGGTGCAATTGTTATTGGTTGGCCCAGGAGCTTGCATTGGCCAGCTCAATGAATTTTTCTCACAGCGATTGGGTATTGCCGTCACCCAGGTTGATCCTCTGGATGCACTAGCTGTAAGTGCAGATGATGATCTGTCAGTACCAGAGCGAATGGCAATGGTTGTAGTTTTGGGACTAGGCATTAGGGAGGCTTAA
- a CDS encoding prepilin peptidase, with translation MESLLLQILAIVFGACVGSFLNVVVYRVPAGISLVSPPSHCPKCETQLKPRDNIPIVGWFLIGGKCRYCKAPVSWRYPLVETITAFLFWCIAWRFGFSVSIALLATYGLFVSWLISLSLIDFDTMTLPNVLTQSGLVAGLAVQITKPWIAPALSGNSANHLLAGIAGAVVGIWLLDAMRVLGSIMLDTEAMGAGDAKLAAMIGAWLGWQKVLLAIVIAAALGSIAGILAIALGKLLRRQAFPFGPFLAIGGFLSLLFGTAVINTYLQWFGLG, from the coding sequence TTGGAAAGCCTGCTACTACAGATTTTAGCGATCGTTTTTGGCGCATGTGTAGGCAGCTTTCTGAACGTGGTTGTCTATCGGGTTCCGGCGGGAATTTCGCTGGTTTCGCCCCCGTCACACTGCCCCAAATGCGAGACCCAACTAAAGCCAAGGGATAATATTCCGATCGTAGGCTGGTTTTTGATTGGCGGCAAATGTAGATATTGCAAAGCCCCGGTGTCATGGCGCTATCCTTTGGTAGAAACAATCACCGCTTTTTTGTTCTGGTGCATTGCCTGGCGGTTTGGTTTTAGTGTCTCGATCGCCCTGTTGGCCACCTATGGACTATTTGTTAGCTGGTTGATTTCCCTTTCGCTGATCGACTTTGACACCATGACGCTGCCAAATGTATTAACCCAATCGGGATTGGTGGCGGGGTTGGCAGTACAAATTACCAAGCCCTGGATCGCCCCTGCTTTAAGTGGCAATAGTGCTAACCATTTATTAGCCGGAATTGCTGGCGCTGTAGTTGGTATTTGGCTGTTGGATGCGATGCGGGTGCTGGGCTCAATCATGCTAGACACCGAAGCCATGGGTGCAGGAGATGCCAAACTAGCAGCAATGATCGGTGCTTGGCTAGGCTGGCAAAAGGTTTTACTTGCGATCGTGATCGCGGCAGCCCTCGGCTCAATTGCAGGAATTTTAGCGATCGCCCTGGGTAAACTATTAAGGAGGCAAGCATTTCCGTTTGGTCCTTTTTTAGCGATCGGTGGATTCCTGTCTCTCTTATTTGGTACTGCCGTTATTAATACCTATTTACAGTGGTTTGGCCTGGGATAA
- a CDS encoding DUF7219 family protein → MTDKSEFLHPISKYQGEFKPETLVFNANLQEFAQKVGYVCALETGGKINSNQAYQQIRELWRELKKSKKELGIGAPPDQQE, encoded by the coding sequence ATGACAGATAAATCCGAGTTCTTGCATCCAATCAGCAAGTATCAAGGCGAGTTCAAGCCAGAGACTTTGGTTTTTAATGCCAACTTGCAGGAATTTGCCCAGAAAGTGGGTTATGTCTGTGCGTTGGAAACTGGGGGGAAAATTAATTCTAATCAGGCCTACCAACAGATTCGGGAATTGTGGCGAGAGCTAAAAAAATCCAAGAAAGAATTGGGGATTGGCGCTCCACCTGACCAGCAAGAATAA
- the gcvP gene encoding aminomethyl-transferring glycine dehydrogenase: MLEPSTQVQTNPAMAAPDADRALGNMGETTSKSSKSSINGAEAQYASLLNSLPELAGDQFADRHIGPRATDIQDMLAVLGFENIDELIAKTVPAKILSDRPLDLPASKSEYELLKELKAIASHNQVFRSLIGMGYANCITPAVIQRNILENPGWYTQYTPYQAEIAQGRLEALLNFQTMAIELTGMEIANASLLDEATAAAEAMTMIYGVYKGKSNQFFVSEACHPQTIAVIKTRALPLAIEVIVGDHTSFDFSQPGEAGVFGALWQYPATDGAIHNYQTCIEQLHGAGGLAIVAADLLSLTLLKPPGEFGADVVVGNTQRFGVPLGYGGPHAAYFATKEAYKRQVPGRVVGVSKDVHGNNALRLALQTREQHIRREKATSNICTAQVLLAVIASMYAVYHGSAGLNQIARRVHFLTAILAAGLESLGFTIANNYFFDTIAVNLAGASAQNGNTQNGQAKATSEELIKRSIAKQINLRPISETAIGISLDETTTLADLDDLFTIFANGQPDFTAIDIAQEIHVQNGELLNIPTELNRTSAYLTHPVFNQYHSETELLRYMNRLQAKDLSLTTAMIPLGSCTMKLNATAEMVPVTWPEFGQIHPFAPIEQTKGYQVLFQQLEAMLAEITGFAGISLQPNAGSQGEYAGLLTIRAYHQSRGEAHRNICLIPQSAHGTNPASAVMAGMKVVAVACDDEGNIDLEDLRTKAIKHESQLAALMVTYPSTHGVFETEIVEICDIVHQHGGQVYMDGANMNAQVGLCRPGDFGMDVCHLNLHKTFCIPHGGGGPGIGPIGVATHLVPFLPGHPLNESAQAEGVGAVAAAPWGSASILPISWTYIRMMGATALKQATEAAILNANYIAHRLQPHYPVLYRGKNGLVAHECIIDLRQLKTSAAIEVDDIAKRLMDYGFHAPTVSWPVAGTMMVEPTESESKAELDRFCDAMIAIREEIRAIEAGTMDRTDNPLKNAPHTAESLMATEWQHPYSRAQAAYPAAWLKEHKFWPVVGRIDNAFGDRNFVCSCLPLEAYAE, encoded by the coding sequence ATGTTAGAGCCTTCAACACAAGTGCAAACGAATCCTGCTATGGCAGCACCAGATGCCGATCGTGCGTTGGGGAATATGGGTGAGACAACTAGTAAATCAAGCAAATCAAGTATTAATGGCGCTGAAGCCCAATATGCTAGCCTCCTAAATTCCTTGCCAGAACTAGCTGGGGATCAGTTTGCCGATCGCCACATTGGCCCTAGAGCGACTGATATTCAGGATATGCTTGCAGTGCTGGGTTTTGAGAACATAGATGAACTGATCGCAAAAACTGTGCCCGCCAAAATTCTCAGCGATCGCCCCCTGGATTTACCCGCCAGCAAGAGCGAATATGAATTGCTCAAAGAATTAAAAGCGATCGCCAGCCACAATCAGGTATTTCGTTCCTTGATTGGCATGGGCTATGCCAACTGCATCACCCCAGCGGTGATTCAACGCAACATTTTGGAAAATCCCGGTTGGTACACCCAATACACCCCCTATCAAGCAGAGATTGCCCAGGGTCGTCTCGAAGCCCTGCTTAATTTTCAAACCATGGCGATCGAGTTAACCGGCATGGAGATCGCCAATGCTTCGCTGCTGGATGAAGCCACCGCGGCGGCAGAAGCAATGACCATGATTTATGGCGTTTATAAAGGCAAAAGTAATCAGTTCTTTGTGTCCGAGGCTTGCCATCCCCAAACGATCGCAGTGATCAAAACCCGTGCCCTGCCATTGGCGATCGAAGTGATTGTGGGCGATCATACTAGCTTTGACTTTAGTCAGCCTGGTGAAGCCGGTGTATTTGGCGCTTTGTGGCAATATCCTGCCACCGATGGCGCAATTCATAACTATCAAACTTGCATTGAGCAATTGCATGGTGCTGGTGGCTTGGCGATCGTGGCTGCCGATTTACTCAGCCTGACCCTGCTCAAGCCCCCTGGTGAATTTGGTGCTGATGTGGTGGTTGGCAATACCCAGCGGTTTGGCGTGCCATTGGGCTATGGTGGCCCCCATGCTGCTTATTTTGCCACCAAGGAAGCCTATAAGCGTCAAGTACCTGGCCGAGTTGTTGGTGTTTCCAAGGATGTGCATGGTAACAATGCGTTGCGCCTAGCTTTGCAAACCCGCGAACAACACATTCGCCGCGAGAAAGCCACCAGTAATATTTGTACGGCGCAGGTGCTTTTGGCAGTGATCGCCAGTATGTATGCGGTTTATCACGGTAGCGCTGGCTTAAATCAAATTGCGCGGCGGGTGCATTTCCTGACCGCAATCCTGGCCGCAGGACTCGAATCGCTAGGGTTTACGATCGCCAATAATTACTTCTTTGACACGATCGCAGTTAATCTGGCTGGTGCTAGTGCACAAAATGGCAATACTCAAAATGGGCAGGCTAAAGCAACAAGTGAAGAGTTGATCAAGCGATCGATCGCTAAACAAATCAATCTCCGCCCCATCAGTGAAACTGCGATCGGCATTAGTCTAGATGAAACCACTACCTTAGCCGACCTGGATGATTTATTTACCATCTTTGCGAATGGACAGCCTGACTTCACGGCGATCGATATTGCCCAGGAAATCCACGTCCAAAATGGCGAGCTGCTAAATATTCCCACTGAATTAAACCGCACCAGTGCTTATTTGACTCACCCAGTATTCAATCAATATCACAGCGAAACCGAATTGCTGCGCTACATGAATCGATTGCAGGCCAAAGACCTATCGCTCACTACGGCGATGATTCCCCTAGGTTCCTGCACGATGAAGCTAAACGCTACCGCCGAAATGGTGCCGGTGACCTGGCCAGAGTTCGGCCAAATTCATCCCTTCGCGCCGATCGAGCAAACCAAAGGCTATCAAGTATTGTTTCAACAATTAGAAGCAATGCTGGCGGAAATTACTGGTTTCGCCGGAATCTCGTTGCAGCCCAATGCTGGCTCCCAGGGGGAATATGCCGGACTGCTCACCATTCGCGCCTATCATCAAAGCCGGGGTGAAGCGCACCGGAATATTTGCTTGATTCCCCAATCCGCCCACGGCACTAACCCAGCCAGTGCGGTAATGGCAGGAATGAAAGTGGTGGCAGTGGCCTGTGATGATGAAGGCAATATCGATCTTGAGGATCTGCGCACCAAGGCGATCAAGCATGAATCACAGCTAGCGGCGCTGATGGTGACTTATCCATCCACCCACGGTGTATTTGAAACCGAGATTGTGGAAATCTGCGACATTGTGCATCAGCATGGTGGTCAGGTTTATATGGATGGCGCGAATATGAATGCCCAGGTGGGACTGTGCCGTCCTGGTGATTTTGGCATGGATGTCTGCCATTTGAACTTACATAAAACTTTTTGCATTCCCCACGGTGGTGGTGGCCCTGGAATCGGCCCGATCGGTGTGGCAACCCATTTAGTACCGTTCTTGCCGGGGCATCCCCTTAACGAATCAGCACAAGCGGAAGGCGTGGGAGCAGTTGCCGCCGCCCCCTGGGGTAGTGCTAGCATCCTGCCGATCTCCTGGACCTATATCCGCATGATGGGAGCCACAGCGCTCAAGCAAGCAACCGAAGCAGCGATCCTCAATGCGAACTATATTGCCCACCGCTTGCAGCCCCATTACCCTGTGCTTTATCGCGGTAAGAATGGCCTGGTTGCCCATGAATGCATTATCGATCTGCGTCAGCTCAAAACCTCAGCGGCGATCGAAGTGGATGATATTGCCAAACGCTTGATGGATTATGGCTTCCATGCCCCCACAGTTTCCTGGCCAGTGGCAGGTACGATGATGGTGGAACCAACGGAAAGCGAATCCAAGGCGGAACTCGATCGTTTCTGTGATGCGATGATTGCGATTAGGGAAGAAATCCGCGCGATCGAAGCAGGTACAATGGATCGCACTGACAACCCGCTCAAAAATGCACCCCACACAGCGGAATCATTGATGGCCACTGAATGGCAGCATCCCTATTCCCGCGCACAGGCCGCCTACCCGGCAGCTTGGCTCAAGGAACATAAGTTCTGGCCAGTGGTAGGCAGGATTGACAATGCCTTCGGCGATCGCAACTTTGTCTGCTCCTGTTTGCCCTTGGAAGCCTATGCTGAATAA
- a CDS encoding ankyrin repeat domain-containing protein: MPIELASKANYRLNISSLAIASLLSLSLSLLITNPGRSQEPFSQLDLQEINEFDQFQTNYQRDLQLLELARTGQTEAIRSLVRQGANPNIRDQYGWTPMLWASVNGHTDTVRALIALGGDVNLPNDYNWTPLMWAAGSGHNEIVRILLAVGASTLAEDSNGWTPLMWAWDGRHFDTVELIKNAPSFD; the protein is encoded by the coding sequence ATGCCTATAGAATTAGCCAGTAAAGCAAATTATAGACTGAATATATCCAGCTTAGCGATCGCTTCCCTCCTCAGCCTATCCCTGAGTTTGTTAATTACCAATCCAGGTCGATCGCAAGAACCCTTCTCCCAGCTCGATCTACAAGAGATTAACGAATTTGACCAATTCCAAACTAATTACCAGAGAGACTTACAACTACTGGAACTAGCCCGCACTGGCCAAACCGAAGCAATCCGATCGCTGGTGCGCCAGGGAGCCAACCCCAACATCCGCGATCAATATGGTTGGACACCAATGCTGTGGGCATCCGTGAATGGCCATACGGATACAGTGAGAGCTTTGATCGCCCTGGGGGGAGATGTGAACCTGCCCAATGACTACAATTGGACTCCGCTGATGTGGGCGGCGGGAAGTGGCCACAATGAGATCGTACGCATTCTCCTGGCCGTGGGCGCAAGCACCTTAGCCGAAGATAGTAATGGCTGGACACCACTGATGTGGGCGTGGGATGGCAGGCATTTTGACACGGTGGAACTGATCAAGAATGCGCCATCTTTTGATTGA
- a CDS encoding acyl-CoA thioesterase: MAKLPPAALPNKDIKDIMYDGWFNFPVRVYPHHTDYAGVVWHGTYVSWMEAARIECLRSAGVDFDQLVASGMDLPVMNLSIRYHHAIKMGEDAIVRSRITMPNKLRINFEHEVITKTQLCVTATVTIVAVDMQKQKILRSLPPMLEGAIAKLLSAGKEEP, from the coding sequence ATGGCAAAACTACCACCCGCTGCCCTCCCCAATAAAGACATCAAAGACATCATGTACGATGGCTGGTTTAACTTTCCAGTCCGGGTTTACCCGCACCACACAGACTATGCCGGCGTAGTGTGGCATGGCACTTATGTGAGCTGGATGGAAGCAGCCCGAATCGAATGTTTACGATCGGCGGGGGTGGATTTTGATCAACTGGTTGCCTCCGGCATGGACTTGCCAGTGATGAATCTATCAATTCGCTATCACCATGCGATCAAAATGGGTGAAGACGCGATCGTGCGTTCTCGGATCACCATGCCTAACAAGCTGCGGATCAATTTTGAGCATGAGGTAATTACCAAAACTCAGCTTTGCGTGACGGCAACGGTGACGATCGTGGCAGTGGATATGCAAAAGCAGAAAATTTTACGCAGCCTGCCACCAATGCTGGAAGGGGCGATCGCTAAGTTGCTCAGTGCAGGCAAAGAAGAGCCTTAA
- a CDS encoding Hsp20/alpha crystallin family protein — protein sequence MALVRWQPFREIDSMQREMNRIFDSLVPASEGIFNGNTFAPAVELDENDDAVLLKLELPGLNPDDLDIQVTADAVSIAGERKYEKTTEEKGMTRSEFRYGTFQRVIPLPARVKNTESVADYKDGILHLTLPKAEEEKSKVFKLSLTPASESA from the coding sequence ATGGCCTTAGTACGTTGGCAACCATTCCGCGAAATTGATTCTATGCAAAGGGAAATGAATCGGATTTTCGATTCCTTAGTACCGGCTTCAGAAGGTATTTTTAACGGCAATACCTTTGCGCCAGCCGTGGAACTTGACGAAAACGATGATGCAGTATTGTTAAAGCTAGAATTACCAGGCTTAAATCCTGATGATTTAGATATTCAAGTGACTGCTGATGCGGTTTCGATCGCTGGTGAGCGCAAATATGAAAAGACCACTGAAGAAAAAGGGATGACTCGTTCTGAGTTCCGTTATGGCACATTCCAAAGAGTTATTCCCTTACCTGCCAGAGTCAAAAACACCGAATCCGTGGCTGATTACAAGGACGGCATCTTACATCTAACTTTGCCCAAAGCGGAGGAAGAAAAAAGTAAGGTTTTCAAGCTCAGCCTTACGCCTGCCAGTGAATCAGCATAG
- a CDS encoding ABC transporter substrate-binding protein produces the protein MNHSRRRYSRYKQQRLMWRSLFLLLFAIVCSLFLVGCAGTTTNNGIGGDVKSNRLVANILGDPKTFNPLLITDATSSTIMTFATNSMIGQDGVTAEITPELIESMPEVLDDGLRYIFTLREGLKWSDGEPLTADDVDFTYNRLIFNEDIPTSSRDVMRIGQSQQLPKVEKLDQRRIQFTLPEKFAPFLRTVAGATIMPKHIIEPTLEKDTDGKLKFLETWRVNDPVNQIVGAGPYVLSSYRPGERVILKRNPYYWQQGKPEIEEFVFQQVSSADTALLRFRSGDLDVYGLRGEDFQLLKKEEDKRNFTIYNSGPNTGQTFIFFNLNKGSNPETGKPFVEPYKSKWFNEVKFRQAVAYAIDRESMITNIYRGLGDPQNSPVSVPSPYFRSAEEGLKAYDYDPEKSRQLLQEAGFKYDAEGRLRDSDDNLVRFALLTNADSNPVRGAIGSQIKNDLDQIGITVDFTGIDFNILIGRIDNSKEYEAIILGFTGGVEPYSGRNLWAVDGNLHMFNQGAKPGEPEIPGHEISDWERKIDNLLVSSAQVIDEAERKKVLGEFQQAVQENLPLIHLVVPYSLGAVRDRVEGVKFSAIQSRVVTKAFWNIDELTITK, from the coding sequence ATGAATCACAGCAGACGCAGATATAGCCGATATAAACAACAAAGATTAATGTGGCGATCGCTGTTTTTGCTGTTGTTTGCGATCGTCTGCTCGTTGTTCCTGGTTGGTTGTGCGGGCACAACTACCAATAATGGTATTGGCGGCGATGTTAAGAGCAATCGACTGGTGGCGAATATTCTGGGCGATCCCAAAACCTTTAACCCGCTCCTGATTACCGATGCCACTAGCTCCACAATCATGACCTTTGCCACCAATAGCATGATTGGCCAGGATGGTGTTACCGCCGAAATCACCCCCGAATTGATTGAAAGTATGCCGGAGGTTTTGGATGATGGTTTGCGGTATATTTTCACCCTGCGTGAAGGGCTGAAATGGTCGGATGGCGAACCACTCACCGCCGATGATGTGGATTTTACCTACAATCGCTTAATTTTCAATGAAGACATTCCCACCAGCAGCCGCGATGTGATGCGGATTGGCCAAAGCCAGCAACTGCCTAAGGTAGAAAAGCTCGATCAACGGCGGATTCAATTTACCTTGCCAGAAAAGTTTGCCCCCTTCCTGCGCACTGTGGCCGGAGCTACAATTATGCCCAAGCACATCATTGAGCCAACCCTGGAAAAAGATACCGATGGCAAGCTCAAGTTTTTGGAAACCTGGCGTGTAAATGATCCGGTTAACCAGATTGTGGGTGCTGGCCCCTATGTTTTAAGTAGCTATCGCCCCGGTGAGCGAGTGATCCTGAAGCGCAATCCCTACTATTGGCAGCAGGGCAAGCCGGAGATCGAAGAATTTGTGTTTCAGCAGGTTAGTTCGGCGGATACGGCACTTTTGCGGTTTCGATCGGGCGATCTCGATGTCTATGGTTTGCGCGGCGAAGATTTTCAGTTGCTTAAAAAAGAAGAAGATAAACGCAACTTCACGATCTATAACAGCGGCCCGAATACCGGCCAAACTTTTATATTCTTTAATTTGAATAAGGGCAGCAATCCAGAAACTGGTAAGCCCTTTGTGGAACCCTACAAATCCAAATGGTTTAATGAAGTTAAATTCCGGCAAGCAGTGGCCTATGCGATCGATCGAGAATCGATGATCACCAATATCTATCGTGGCCTGGGCGATCCCCAAAACTCCCCTGTATCCGTGCCCAGCCCCTATTTTAGGTCTGCTGAAGAAGGGCTGAAAGCCTATGACTATGATCCCGAAAAGTCAAGGCAATTATTGCAAGAAGCCGGATTTAAATACGATGCGGAAGGAAGACTACGCGATAGCGATGATAATCTAGTTAGATTTGCCTTGCTCACCAATGCCGATAGTAACCCTGTGCGCGGGGCGATCGGCTCACAGATTAAAAACGATCTCGATCAAATTGGCATCACCGTAGACTTTACCGGCATCGATTTTAATATTTTGATCGGCAGAATTGATAATTCCAAGGAATATGAAGCGATCATCCTGGGGTTTACGGGTGGGGTTGAACCCTATAGCGGCAGGAACCTATGGGCGGTAGATGGCAATCTTCACATGTTTAATCAGGGAGCCAAACCCGGCGAGCCAGAAATCCCTGGCCATGAGATTTCTGATTGGGAACGCAAAATTGATAATTTGTTGGTCAGTTCGGCGCAAGTAATCGATGAAGCGGAGCGCAAGAAGGTCTTGGGTGAGTTTCAACAGGCAGTGCAGGAAAATTTACCCCTGATTCACCTGGTGGTTCCCTATTCCCTTGGTGCAGTGCGCGATCGGGTGGAGGGGGTCAAGTTCTCAGCGATTCAATCCAGGGTGGTCACTAAGGCATTTTGGAATATTGATGAACTCACAATCACTAAATAA